ATGAGCCGCTTACATAACTTAGCATGATGCCCACAAGCGAGGACGCCATAGCCGTTAACCTAAGGAAAAGAACACTTCATTCAGTATATGTAGACTGGCTTTTTTTCCTTTTTTAGGTTCAATAAGAAGATTCTTCACAACGCTGGCTGAAAATAAATCACACCAAATGGTAAAATGCAGTTTTCCGCTAACAACCATTCTTAACAAGTGAGAGCATTGCCTTGCCTGCTTAAAAAACTTCCATACGGAGCAGGCATTATCCGGTGAATTTTGCCTAATAAAGTTCGCCAAACATCGGAATATCTTCCAGTTAAGGAGTATCCAAATGAATTTAGCCATCAACTGGCATTGCAGTCGTTCTTTTTTTACAGCTTTAACTTTGTGCATGTCGAGCAACGATTTCCATGTCTTAAATACCAATTCAATTTGCCAACGTAAACGGTACAGTTGAATAACTTCTGTAGCATTGAGTAACTCAATTGTTGTATTGGTAATAAATATGCTAAACCGGCAGCGGTACTTATAGTCATCAGTAAGTTCATAACCAACGCTTTTGGCCCGTATTTGAGCCTTCCGGATCCTTTCAGACCATACTTTTTCGGGTACAGGCATAGCGATCAGGCGGCAATCAAAGGCTTCCTCTCCCTTTCCTATAGTGACCATGGTTTCAAAACGATTACGCTTGCTAAGTTGCATTTCCTGATAAAGTGTATGCCAATTGATCGCTTTTCCCGTACTGCGCGAGATCGGTTTCCAGCCCGGATGCAGCCTGTTAAGGAAAAAGGCTTTTTCTGTAGATATCTTCAGCAAATATCCGTGGGTAACATAGCCAAGGTCACGGATATGCAAATCTCCCGCCTTAATATCCTGTAAGCTTCTTTTTGAATAAGCTTTATCATTTTCAGATACTTTGGTCAATTCAAGGGTTTCCCAGTTACCTTGCTTAAGATCAAAGGCATACTGCATATTCATCAAGGCCTTGCTTCTGGCTCCGCCAAACCCAGGATAATCATCTTTATATTGTTGAGGTAAGGCAAATTTGCATGAATCTGTAATCATTACCCGGGTAAAAGGCTTCCAGTCCTTTCCGCTTTTTATATCCAGCTTTTGGGTGATCTGTTCTGCCAATAC
The sequence above is a segment of the Mucilaginibacter celer genome. Coding sequences within it:
- a CDS encoding IS4 family transposase, with protein sequence MFCRGKVPFIFNQEAFITSCSSALKNNITGFLDPLQLDTIARRTGFLQRTSKLKPKEFIDTLMFSEFDHSRLSLQDCCNDLAHQHQKSLSKVALHKRFNEHSFSFLKSVLAEQITQKLDIKSGKDWKPFTRVMITDSCKFALPQQYKDDYPGFGGARSKALMNMQYAFDLKQGNWETLELTKVSENDKAYSKRSLQDIKAGDLHIRDLGYVTHGYLLKISTEKAFFLNRLHPGWKPISRSTGKAINWHTLYQEMQLSKRNRFETMVTIGKGEEAFDCRLIAMPVPEKVWSERIRKAQIRAKSVGYELTDDYKYRCRFSIFITNTTIELLNATEVIQLYRLRWQIELVFKTWKSLLDMHKVKAVKKERLQCQLMAKFIWILLNWKIFRCLANFIRQNSPDNACSVWKFFKQARQCSHLLRMVVSGKLHFTIWCDLFSASVVKNLLIEPKKGKKASLHILNEVFFSLG